The nucleotide sequence ATCGGCCCTCGACGAGGCCGGCAACGCCTACGCAACCACCAGCACGGGAACCGGAACCGTCACGATCAGGGCAAAAGGCCCCGTCCTCGCCAAGTATGAGGTCAGATCATCGCAGGAAACAACCGGGAAGAGCGGCATCGGCTTGGATTACAGCCCCTTTGCGACCCTGACCGGTCAGGCCGGCAACCTCGCGACAATCAGTGTCTTCTTCTCGACCGGAACCGCAGGCGATCCCTACTGGCTGCACCTGGTCCAGAACGGCGTCACCGTGGCCAGCCGGTCGTTCACGCCCACCGTCACGGGCGACGGACTCGTCGGCGTGGTGACCTGGGACGGCCGCCAGAAGACGACCGATGCCCAGCCGATCGACGGTCGGTATACCTACGAACTGCGCGTCTACGACAATTTCTTCAATGAAGCCAGCATCAGAGGCACACTCGTCTACGACTCGAAGGCTCCCCAGATGTCGCAGTGGAAGATCAGTCACGGAGGTCCCGCACGCACCGGCGACACGATGACCTTCTTCAATCCGCAGATTCATTCATATGTGAAAATCGACGCCATCGGTGCGGTCGACGGAGGCGCCGTCTATCTGCGCACGATTCCGCTGGATGCCGCCCAGAGCACCGCCACCCAGACGTATGCGATGTCGCCCCTGAGTCCGAGCGGAAAAACCCTCTCGTTCAGCGGACGCACGACCGACAACAGCGCCTTCCTGCTCGACGGCGAATACTGGCTGCACCTCGCAGATGCCGCCGGCAACATTCTCGCCACGCCATTTACGCGCCTGTTCATCGATACCGTCGGGCCGAACATCGCCAGCATCAGCATGGCCCTGACGGGCGGCCAGCCCGTGACAAACAGGTATAATCCCCGCGTTGACAGCCTGGTCATATTCCTGACGACGGATGACGTTCCCGACGTCAGCAGCGGTCCGGCCTATATACGCATCAAGCAAGGTTCGACGATCATTCGCGATCTCGAGCTGCCTCCTCCGACCGGCGCCAATTACAGCGTCACGTGGGACGGCAAGAAGGCCCCGCCCAGTTCGGAATATGTCGGCGAAGGCCAGTATCAGATCACGGTGATCGACAGGGCCGAAAACCAGGGCGTGAACGGCGGAACGGTCTATTCCGTTCCTCTCGACGTCATCACGTCGGACTTCAAGTTCACAGCCGTGAAGCAGACCAGTCCGACGACCCTCCTGCTGACATTCTCGCACGACGTCGATCCGACGCGGGCCGAAACGGCAAATAATGGGCAGTATGTTCTCTCGACGAATCCCGGAGTCGATCCCGGTGTGTATCCGACGTCGGCCAATGCCAACGGGAAGACGGTCACCCTCACCTTCGGATCGGTTTTCACACATAGCACAACCTATACAATGATTGTCGCAAGCGCCACGAGTCTCGACGGATACCAGTTCGAGACGCCGCAGAGCCTCACGTTCACCGCCGACGGCCGGGGTCCGCAGCTGTCACAGGTGACGTTCGACGGCGTGGCCAACGCCCAGGAGTTCAACGTCGTGTTCGACGAGGTCGTGAACGCGACCACGGCGACCACGTTGTCGAACTACACGCTGACGGCATCGGGGGCGACGGTCGATCTCGACCCGAGCCGGATCTTCGTGCGGGCCGACAACCGGTCGGTGCGCCTGAAAGCCCTCTCTACCGCGCATATCAAGGAAGGAATCCTGTATTCGCTGACGGCCCGGAACATCAGCGACACGATCGGAAACGTCGTCACGACCCAGTCCGTCGAGTTTGAGGGCCGCGACGTGACTCCGCCGGCGATCCGCGACAACATCTTCGTCTTCAGCAACCCGGCGAACCCGCTCGACATCACGATCGTGGTCCAGAGCAACGAGACGCTGTCGGAAGCGCCGACGGCGGCGGTCAGCCAGGACGGCGGTACGGCCCAGACGATCAAGCTCCAGGGCAGCAGCAGCAATCCGAAACTGTACATGGGCGGCGTCCACCTCGCCAAGGCCGGCACGGCCTCGATCAAGGTCACGGCGACCGACATGTCCGGCAACAAGGCGGTCGAGACCGTCAGCTTCGCCACAGCCTACGTCAACGCAAACGTTCTCGCCTCGGTCAGCACGCCGGACAAGGCGTTCACAGCCGAGTTCGCGCCGGGCAGTCTGAAGGCAGACAGCATCGTCGCCGTCATCCCGACGCCGCTCTCGAAGCAGGCCGCGACGGCTTCGGTCCGCGGCGGCATCCGTCCGTCGTTCCTGGCGGGCATGCCGACGGCCGACAAGCAATCGCTGAGATTCGCAACGGTCGGCGGGGAGGCTTCCGAAGAGCTGAGCCCGGTGCAGGTCGGCTACACGGTAACGATCCCGACAGGTCGGCTCTCCAGTTCCTATAAGGTTTCCATGGCATTACCCGGCGGCGTCCTTCCGGCCGGTTCGGGACTGTATAAAGCCTCCGACGACGGGAAATGGGCGGCGGTGGAGGCGGTCGTGAAGAACGGTCGCATCGACGCTTCCGTTTCCAGCGCCGGCACCTTTGCCCTGTTGCGCGACACGATGGCCCCGCGCGCAAGCATGCTGACGAAGATCGAGCAGGGAACGGCGCTCCGCAGCGAACGACCGACGTTCGAATGGAGCATCGTCGAGGAGGGCTCGGGCATCACCGACGCCGGCGTGAAGGTCTTCATCGATGAGATCGAGACATCCGGCCGGATCACCCTGGATGCCGGGAAGGCCTCGTTCACGCCGTTCGACCGGCTGATCGACGGCGAACACACGATCGTGTTGAAGGCGAAGGACATCGCCGGAAACGAGCGCGTGCTGCCCGCCGTGCGGTTCCAGGTCCAGCCGGCGCTGCAGGTGTTCGAGATCGTCCAGTATCCGAACCCGGCCCGCAGCCGCGCGACTCTGCGCGTCGCCACGAACCGCAACGACATCGACACGGACGATCTCGAAGTGGTCATCTACGACATCTCGGGCGACCGCGTCGCGGGCGAGGGCGAGTTGAGCGTCGTGAAGCGCCTCGACGGCGCGCGCCGGGTCGTCGACATGGCCTGGGACCTGCGGAACCGCGACGGCCGGAAGGTCGGAAACGGGGTTTATATCGCCAAGATCAAGCTTCGCGATCCTGACACGGGCAAGACCACCAAGGTCACCCACAAGATCGCGGTGTTGAGGTAGAACGGAGAACCGCCATGAACAGAAAATTCCTGGTTCTGATGATCATCGGCAGTATCATTCTCGTCGCCAGCGGCTGCGGCGGCGGGGGCGGAGGGAGCGGTCGCTACACCCTTCCCGGCGAGATCCCGACACCGGGAACTGGCGGTGGAGGCGGCGGGGGCGGAGGAACGACGGAAACCGATCCCGACTCGCTGATCGCCTCGGCCTGGGAAGATTACAAATACGGCGCCTACAGCAGCGCCATCGGCAAGTTCAACCAGGTGCTCTCACTGACCGGCGTCACCGAAAGTCAGAAGGCGGAGGCCTATAACGGCCTCGGCTGGTCGCTGACGAAGTCATCGGGCGTCAGTTCGGCCATCTCGGCGTTCACGCAGGGTGCCTCGCTGAGCAACGAGTCGAAAATCGGTCTCGCAGCCGCGCTCATTCAGCGCGGGGAGGCCAACAGTCTTCCGAACGCAATTCAGGCGATCCGCAACGCGGGCATCGTGAGCACGAGTTCGAAGTTCACGCCCCGGGTCGATCATCCGATCGGGATCAGCAACGCGGAGGTTCATGCCATGCTCGCGTTCTGCTACTTCTGGACCGGGGACAAGACGAGCGCGGCCTCGCACCTGACCCAGGCCCACCAGGAAGACCCGGCTTCCGGCAGCCCGACCGACCAGATTTACCAGACGCTCGTCCGGCTCGGGGTATATGCTACCGATTGATATACACTAATTACTACACAAATGCGCCCAGGCAATGCCGGGGCGTTTTTCTTTTCGGCCGGTGACGGGGCGGGGTTCAACCCCGCCCCTGCAACATGCAGGGAATACCGAATTGAACCGGAGTTGAGCGATTTTGAAAATATTTTCGAAAAAGCATTCGGGAAACGACGGTTTTGGCCGAAAGGGGTTGATGAGCAGTCTCATCGTTTGCCAAGGGGGAATCATATGAGTATGATCCGCAAACTTCTCCTCCTCACGGCGCTGGCCGCAGTGACAACCGCGCCGGCGTTCGCAGAATCGGCCGGTCGGGCCGGAGCGTTTCTCAAGATGGGCGTCGGCGCCCGCGCGCTCGGCATGGGCAGCGCTTTCACGGCGATCGCCGACGACTCGACGGCGGCGTTCTGGAACCCCGCCGGCCTCGCGACGCTCGAAAAGTCCGAAGCGTCCTTCATGCACGCCAAGCTGACGCTCGACCGCACGTACAACTTCCTCAACTACGCCCATGTCATGAAGGACAAGGACGGGAAGAAGAAATACACGGTCGCCCTGTCGCACATCCGGTTCGGTATCGACGGCATTCCTGAAACGCGTCTGGCGCTCGACGGCCGCGGGAACCCCGACACGACCGGAACGGGCGTCTACGTTCCCGGCAATCCTGTGTATATCTACAGTTATTTTGATGACACCGAGTCGGCCACGTTCGGCACATACGCCCGCAAACTCTCCGACAAGCTGTACGGCGGCGTGAACGTGAAACGGCTGAACCAGGACCTGTTCACCAATTCGGCCGACAGCTGGGGCATCGATCTCGGCTTCCTGTACAAGGCCACCGACAAGGGTACCGTTGGTCTTTCGATCCGTGACATCGGCGAAAGCCTCAAATGGGACACCGACAGCGGTCATTCCGACACCGTTCCGATCACCACCACGATCGGCGGCGCCTACAAGACGTCCGACCGCATGACGGTCGCCGTCGACCTGAACAAGGTCGAGGACCTCGACGCGAAGTTCCGGGCTGGCACCGAGTATTGGCTGAACGACAATGCCGCGGTCCGTATGGGCACCCAGGCAGGAGACTTGACGCTGGGCGCCAGCTTCAAGCTGGATACGTGGCGGTTCGACTACTCGTACGTCGACGAGACGCTCGGCGAGGCGCACCGTATGTCGGCCTCGAAACAGTTCTGAGGCGGAAACCGGATTCAACGATTTTTTCAAGGACGATCGGGAACAATCCCGGTCGTCCTTGGTTCGTCTTGGGCAAAATATCTCAAGGGGGCGACTCTGGGCGGGTTTGAAACCCGTCCCTAGATCATCTTTCTCGGGTTTCAACTTCGAACTTCTTCGAAGTTGCATCTTCGAAGAAAATGCTGTAAGGTGGTCACGCTCGGAGTTGAGCATCCCGGGAGGAAACGTATGGAATTGAAAATCGACTTAAAGCCCAAGGCTGACGGCGTCATGCTTATCGTACTTCGCGGCGAGATCGGTACCGAAACGGTCAACGATTTCAAGGACAAGATCGACCAGATCGTCGCCGAGGGGCAATCCAAGCTGATCATGGATTTCCAGGAAGTGAACTACCTGAACAGCATGGGGCTCGGCGTCGTCGCGGCAACCCTAAAGAAGGTCAAAAAGTCCAAGGGCGACCTCAAGCTGATCCGTCTCTCCCCGGCGGTCCAGGAACTCTTCGAGCTGACCCGGCTCACCAAGGTCTTCGAGATTTTCGAAACCGAGGAAGAAGCGGTAAAAAGCTTCTCCTAAGCATCCCACCGGCCCCGGCACCCGCCGGGGCCTTCGTGTCAATGGACATCACCTCCCGCACGCGATTATTCGGGCTCCTCGGAGATCCGGTCGGTCATTCCATCAGCCCGGCCCTTTGGAACGCCGCCTTCGCGGCATCGGGAATCGATGCCGCGTATCTCGCCTTCACCGTTACCGCCGACCGTCTCGAGTCGGCCGTGCATGGTCTCCGGGACATCGGCGCCGGCGGCTTGAACGTCACCAGGCCTCACAAGGAAACCGCCTTCCGCCTCTGCACCCGTTATCACGGGGCTGCGGCCGCGATCGGGGCCGTCAACACCCTCTGGTTTCCCGACGAGAGAGAAATCATGGGGGCCAATACGGATGCGGACTCCTTTTTCGATCTGCTTGAAAACGGGCTTCCCCCGTTCGAACGGGCGCTTCTTCTCGGGGCCGGCGGGGCTGCCAGGGCGGTTCTCTGGGCCTTTTGCCAAAGAGCGATTCCCGTGGTATATTGGGCCAACCGGACCCGATCGCGCCTGAAAACGTGTTTCCCGACCGGAACAACCGACGTGGTCCCCACGTCCTGGGAGGAAAGATCCCTATCGGATGCCGTTCATTGTGCCGATATTATTGTGAATGCCACCCCTCTCGGCTGGCATCATGATGATCACCTTGATGTGCTGAACGAAATCGACGGAGCCAGAACCGTGTACATCGACCTGAACTACGAGCCCTCCTCCCGCCTGCTGAAAGCCGCGCGGGATACCGGGGCCCGCGTCATCGACGGTTCCGAGATACTGATTCGTCAGGGTGCGGCGGCATACAAACTCGTCACGGGGCAGCCGGCCCCCGAGTCTGTCATGCGGCGCGCCGTCATGAACCTCAT is from Candidatus Ozemobacteraceae bacterium and encodes:
- a CDS encoding PorV/PorQ family protein yields the protein MIRKLLLLTALAAVTTAPAFAESAGRAGAFLKMGVGARALGMGSAFTAIADDSTAAFWNPAGLATLEKSEASFMHAKLTLDRTYNFLNYAHVMKDKDGKKKYTVALSHIRFGIDGIPETRLALDGRGNPDTTGTGVYVPGNPVYIYSYFDDTESATFGTYARKLSDKLYGGVNVKRLNQDLFTNSADSWGIDLGFLYKATDKGTVGLSIRDIGESLKWDTDSGHSDTVPITTTIGGAYKTSDRMTVAVDLNKVEDLDAKFRAGTEYWLNDNAAVRMGTQAGDLTLGASFKLDTWRFDYSYVDETLGEAHRMSASKQF
- a CDS encoding STAS domain-containing protein, with the translated sequence MELKIDLKPKADGVMLIVLRGEIGTETVNDFKDKIDQIVAEGQSKLIMDFQEVNYLNSMGLGVVAATLKKVKKSKGDLKLIRLSPAVQELFELTRLTKVFEIFETEEEAVKSFS
- a CDS encoding shikimate dehydrogenase — its product is MDITSRTRLFGLLGDPVGHSISPALWNAAFAASGIDAAYLAFTVTADRLESAVHGLRDIGAGGLNVTRPHKETAFRLCTRYHGAAAAIGAVNTLWFPDEREIMGANTDADSFFDLLENGLPPFERALLLGAGGAARAVLWAFCQRAIPVVYWANRTRSRLKTCFPTGTTDVVPTSWEERSLSDAVHCADIIVNATPLGWHHDDHLDVLNEIDGARTVYIDLNYEPSSRLLKAARDTGARVIDGSEILIRQGAAAYKLVTGQPAPESVMRRAVMNLIRG